TGCTGGAGCCGCCTCCGTCACCGGCGGACTCCGCGCTCTCCTCGGCGTCCTCCTCGGCCTGCTCGGCGGTGTCAGCACCGTCCTGATCGGCCTGGTCGGCGGCGGTCTGCTCGCTCTCGCCGTCGGTCAGGTCGCCGTCGGCGGAGTCGCCGCGGCGGCGACGACGGCCGCCCCGGCGCCGGCGACGGCGCGAGCCGGAGTCCTCGGAGCCGTCGGCGTCGTCGTGGTCCTCGCCCGCCTCGTCGGAGTCGTCTGCCTCGGCCTCGGTGTCGGAGTCGGCGCGGGTGTCGGTCTCCCGCTCGTCCTGCGCGGCGGCGGGCGTCCGGTCCTCGGTGCCCTCCTCGGCGGCGCCCCTGCGGCGGCGACGGCGACGCGACCCGGCGGACTGCTCCTCGGACTGCTCCTCGGCCACCTCGGCGGTCTTCGCCGGCTCGGCACCGGCCGCCTCGGCGGCGGCTTCGGCGGCGGCCCGCTCGGGCGTCTGGAACTGCGGCTCGGCGAACACGGGCGCCTGGAACACGGCGACGGCGGGCCGGGACGGGCGCTTGGGCGCGTCGGCGTCGTCGGAGGCGGCGGTCTGCGCCGGAGCGGCGAAGCCGACGGCGGCCTTACGGGTGGACCGGCGGCGCGCCCGGCGCGGAGCGGCGTCCTCGGCGGGCTCGGAGGTCTCGGCGTCCTTGGCGGGCTCGGGGGCGGCCTCACGGACGGGCTCGGGGGCGGGCTCGCGCACCTCGGCGGCGGCCTCGGCGGGCGCCTCGGCCGGGGCCGTCACGCGGCGCGTGGCACGACGGCGGGTGCGGCCCTTGGGCGCGGCGTCCTCGGCCTCCGTCCCGGCGGCGGGCTCGGCGTCCGTGGCAGCGGCGGGCTCGGCGGGGGTGGCCGCGGCGGGCTCGGCGGAGGCCGGCTCGGCGGGCGCGGTGACGCTGCGCGTGGCCCGGCGGCGGCTGCGGCGCGGCGCGGGGTCCTCGGTGACCTCACCGGCCTCGGCGACCGGCTCGGCGACGGGCGCCTCGGCACCGGAGGGCGCCGCGACGACGGTCTCGGCCGCCTCCGTCGACGTCGGGGTCCCGGCGGGCGCGGAGGCGCGGCGGACCGCACGGCGCCGCGGCCGGGCGGGGGCGGCCTCGGGGGCCGGGGCGGCGGCCTGCGCGGCCTCCGTCTCCTCGGTCTCCTCCGCCTCGTCGGTCACGGCGGTCACCTCGGCGGGTGCGACGGTCTCGGCCGGCGCGTCGGAGCCGCCGGACGGCGGACCCGCAGGGCGGGAAGCGGCCCTGCGCCGACGGCGCGGCGGCAGGGTGTCGCTCGGGGTGTTCGACTCGGAGTCGGTCGAGGTGGTCGACGACTCGGTGGGTTCGGTCGGTTCGAGCATGCGGGGCTTTCTCCCGTCAGGCTCCCGGGCGCCGCGCACCAGGCCCGGCGTCGATCTGATCGACCGCCGGTGACGTCCGCGGCTCGCGCGGTGCGCGTCGCCGCCGTCCGGGGCGCGGGCGCCGCTCGGAAGCTCTCCGTGTCTTGTCTCGCCGGTTCCGTACCCCTTGGCGGGTACGGCCTGGCGAAAGTCTTGTGGTCGGTGCGCTGCCCGACCCAGGTGGCTCCCGAGTTCGAGGGCGGCGCTACGACATCCGTCCTTGAGCGGAACCTTCCCTACGCGGGCGCCTTCGCGGCGGCGGGAGCGGCGGCCGGTTGCGGCTCGGGCGCTTCTGCCTCGCGGTCGGGCGCGAGCGGGTCGGTCACCGCACCGGTCTCTTCATCGAACAGCCCCTGCGCCAGCCTGGTCACCGCTGCGGGGACCGGCGGCGCCAGGTCGGCCACGGCGCGAAGACCGGACAGGACGTCGTCGGGTCGTACGGCAGGCGTCACGTGCCGAACAACCAGCCGCAGTATCGCACAGGGCTGGTCGGTCGGCCTATCAGCCGGTGAACCGTGCGTGGTGGCGCTCTCCAGACTCGCGACGGCGGAGCGGGCGTCGAAGGTACGGACGCCGTTCTTGGTCCGGCGCTGGACCTCCACGGCCGGGGCCGAGTTGAAGGCCGCCACGGCGCGCTCGGCGTCCGCGGGCTCCACCCCGTCCAGCCGCAGCTCCCACACCGATGCCGTCAGCCGGTCGGCGAGCCCGGAGGTCCGGGCCTCGACCGCGTCGACGACGTCGAGCCCGGCGGGCAGCGACGCGTCGAGAAGCACCCTGAGCTGCTCCGGGTCACGCGCCGCGGTGAGCGCGATCTCCAGGTACTCCGCCTCACTGCCCGTGCCGGTGGGTGCGGCATTGGCGTACGACACCTTCGGGTGGGGCGTGAACCCCGCCGAGTACGCCATGGGCACCTCGGCGCGGCGCAGCGCGCGCTCGAAGGCACGCTGGAAGTCACGGTGGCTGGTGAACCGGAGGCGGCCGCGCTTGGTGTAGCGCAGTCGGATGCGCTGCACCGCGGGTACGGGCGGCGGGCCTTCGGGCTGTCGCTTGCCCAGTGTCGTTCAGTCCTTCGTGAGAGCGGTCGTACTACTACCAAGAGTACGTGTCTCGGCGACGGATGGTTCCCGCCGGTCGACCGGCCGCGGCTTCGCGGGCTCCCCGAAGAGTGCCCGGCGTACGTCGGCGCGGGTCTGCCGCACGGTCAGCCGGGCAGCGGCGAGAGCCTGCCGGGACACCCGCCCGGCGACGCGTCCGGCGTCGGCGAGGGGCCGCAGGACGGTGTCCCGCACGGCGTGGCCCACCGGGGTGAGCACGCTCCGGTACGCCCAGCGGGCCGGTTCGGCCACGGTCCACCGCCACAGGGTGCCGAGGAACCGCCCGAAGGCGCGCGAGACGTGTCCCGCGATCCGCCAGGCGTGCCCGAGGGCGTCCAGGACCTCCCTGCCGATGACCGCGAGGACCCGGCCCACCGGGGTGAGCACCCACCGCCACAGGGCGAGAGCGGGCAGGACCACCAGCACCCGCGCGGTCCAGTAGAGGACCGCGCCGACACCGGTGACGATCATGCCGAGACACCAGGCGAGCCCTCTGCCGCACCACGCGAGCGCGTGGCCCACCGGCGTGAGCAGCCAGGCGTAGAGCCAGGCGGCGGGTACGACGAGGAGGTACCGCCCCAGCCAGGCGAGGGCCGCGTACAGCCCGCGCCCCGCCGGCGTCAGCACCCTCCGGTACAGCCACACCGCGGGCACCACGAGCAGCACGTGTCCGAGCAGGGCCACGCCCCTGGCCGCCGGGACGACGGCGTACCGCCAGATCCCGGCCAGCGGCCACAGGAAGAGGACCCGCCCGAGCCAGGCCAGCGCCCGTCCGGCCGGGCGGAACACGGTGTCCCGCAGGAACCGCCCGGCGACGACCAGCACGTCCCACGCCATCCGTACCGGTACGACCAGCACCAGGGCGATGATCCGCACCGGAACGCGGACCACCGCGGCGACACACCCCTCCGGGTCCGATCGCCGCGGCGGCTCCTGCGGACGGCCGTCGGGCCGCTTCTCAAACTCCATACCGGCACAGACGCCGAAACGCCCCGCCCGGATGCGGTCAGGTGAGTTCGCTGCGTCCCCAGCTCCAGCTGATCGACCCCGCGCTGTCCCACTTGCGCACCGGCCCACCGAACCCGGAACCGTTGCTGGTCAGCGTCCACAGGGCGGTCCGGCTGACCCCGTCGGCCCCCTGACCGTTGTCGTACAGCACACCGACGTCGGTGCGGCCGTCACCGTCGAAGTCGCCCGACGTCACCTTGGACCGCTCCCAGTCCCAGCTGATCGACCCGGCGCTGTCCCACTTGCGCACCGGCGCACCGAACCCGGAACCGTTGCTGGTCAGCGTCCACAGCGCGGTGCGATTCGCCCCGTCGCTCGTCTGACCGTTGCCGTACAGCACACCCACGTCGGTGCGGCCGTCACCGTCGAAATCGCCCGACGTCACCTTGGACCGCTCCCAGTCCCAGCTGATCGACCCCGCACTGTCCCACTTGCGCACCGGCCCACCGAACCCGGAACCGTTGCTGGTCAGCGTCCACAGCGCGGTCCGCTTCGCCCCGTCGCTCGTCTGACCGTTGCCGTACAGCACACCCACATCACCCCGGCCGTCACCGTCGAAGTCACCGGAGACCACCTTCGACCGGCCCCAGTCCCAGCTGATCGAGCCCTCGCTGTCCCAGACCTTCACGGGCTTACCGAAGCCGGAACCGCTGCTGGTCAGCGTCCACAACGCGGTCCGGTTGGTCCCGTCACTCTGCCGGCCGTAGTCGTAGAGCACGCCGACGTCACCGCGGCCGTCCCCGTCGAAGTCACCGGAGACCACCTTCGACCGGCTCCAGGTCCAGCTGCCGCCGTCGGCACTGTCCCAGACCTTCACGGGCTTACCGAAGCCGGAACCGCTGCTGGTCAGCGTCCACAACGCGGTCCGGTTGGTCCCGTCACTCTGCTGGCCGTAGTCGTAGAGCACGCCGACGTCACCGCGACCGTCCCCGTCGAAGTCACCGGAGACCACCTTGGAACGGCTCCAGTTCCAGCTGCCGCCGGTGGCGCTGTCCCACGCGCGCACCGGCCCGCCGAACCCGGAGCCGTTGCTGGTCAGCGTCCACAGCGCCGTCCGGTTGGTGCCGTCGCTGCCCTGACCGTTGTCGTACAGCACACCCACATCGCTGCGGCCGTCACCGTCGAAGTCTGCAGCGGGGGTCCGCACGGCGTTCGCGGTGACCCAGTCGCGGATGTCGTCGACGCGGGCGGCGACCGCGCTGCTCGTGGCTCCCGCCGTGGAGTCGACGCCGAAGCAGCCCACCTGGTTCGAACGGCTGCTGACCGCGACCAGCGCCGGGCGGCCGTCGACGGTACGCATGACCGGGCCGCCCGCGTCGCCCTGGCAGACCGAGGCTCCGTCCTTGCCGCTCAGGACCAGGTCGGCGCCGTCGACAGAGGTGACGGCGAAGGTGCCGGTGTGCTTGTCGAGCGGCGCCCACTCGGTCGCGGTACGGCCGTGTCCGGCCACGGTGAGGTCCTGTCCGGCCGCGGGTCCCGTGGTGGCGAGGACGACGGGGGCCACGCCCCGCACGGGCTGCGCGAGCCGGGCCAGCACGAGATCGCGCTCGCCGTGCGGGCGCAGTTCCACGACGTTCCGCTTCTCGCCGCCGACGGTCGCGACGGTCTTCAGCCGGGGCGGACCGGCCGGCACGGAGAGGTCGGCGGCCGGGTTCTCGGCGAAGCAACTGGCGGTCGTGAGCAGCCACTCGGGCGAGACCAGCGAGCCCGAGCAGCCCCGCTGGTGGTCACCGACCAACAGCCGGGCGGTAAAGCCGAGACCGGCGTCCGTCGAGGGCTCGCCCGCCACCGAGTGCGCCGGCGTGACGCCGAGGAGCAGCAGCGGCGCCGCACCGAGCAGCGCGGCGGCGTGTCTGAGCCGGTTCGGACGGGAATCGGTCTTGCTGCGTGCGTTCATTGCAGTCCTAGGAGTCGGTCTTGGAAAACTGGCTCGAAGGTTGCGGTGCGCCGACTGCTCTTCACTTGTCGGCGGGTGCCTTCGCTACGCGTTCACGAAATGCACCCGATATCCGCCCCCTGTGGCCATCCAAGACCGTGCTCCATGATCTCGTCCACGGGTCAAATCACCCAAACTGACAGTACGTCACACCCAGAGCATGACTTACGTCACCCGCCGGACGACCGGCCCTACTTGACCGTCAGCGGCAGCAGCTTCTTTGGCGCCTGGATCTCGGTGTCCATCGCTGGGCATATGGAAAAACGCTTAAAACTGTCCGCGAACTGCGCCACGCTGTCTGACATGAGGAAACGAGGACAGCGCCGACTCGCGGCAGATCGAGCGGCCTACAGCGTGGAAGCCGAGTGGACCGAGGCCGACCTTGCCCTGTTGGAGGAGCTGAAACGGGCTGAGGCCCTACTCCCCCAGGACGCACCCCGTGCGCTCTTATCCACCCGCTTGTCCGTACTGACGGACGACACGACGTCGCCGGTACGGCAGGAACTCGATCTCCGCATCCTGGCCAGGGAGCGGGGGAGCCGAGTCGTCGGCGTCGCCTCCGACCTGAACGTGTCGGCGACGAAGGTCCCGCCGTGGAAGCGGAAGGAGCTCGGGGAGTGGCTGAACAACCGCTCCCCCGAGTTCGACGAGCTCTTGTTCTGGAAGCTCGACCGCTTCGTACGGCGTCTCTCCGATCTCTCGACGATGATCGAGTGGAGCCTGAAGCGCGGGAAGAACCTGGTCTCGAAGAACGACAGCCTCGACCTCACGACGACCGCCGGAAAGATCATGGTCACGATCATCGGCGGCATCGCCGAGATCGAGGCGGCCAACACCTCGACCCGGGTCGCGAGCCTGTGGGACTACGCGAAGTCGCAGGAAGACTGGATCATCGGGAAGCCGGCGTACGGCTACGTCACGGACGAGGACGACACGGGGAGGGTCGTTCTCGTGATCGATCCCGAGGCGGCCAAGGCCCTGCACTGGGCCCGACGCATGGCGCTCCGGGGACGCTCCGCCGGGTTCATGGTGCGCTGCTTGAAGCGCTCTGGCCTGATGACCCAAGGGCTCACCGTGGCGACGCTCCATCGCCGCCTCCGCAACCCCGCGCTTCTCGGCCATCGGGTAGAAGAGGACAAGAACGGCGGGCAGCGACGATCGAAGCCGCTCCTCGGCAAGGACGGCAGGCCGATAAAAGTCGCCCCTCCCCTCTTTACTGAAGAGGAGTTCGAGACCCTCGGCGCCGCTCTCGACAAACGCAAGAAGAACCAGCCGCCGCGTCGTGTCGGAGGAGCGACACAGTTCCTCGGCGTCCTGCTGTGCGCCGACTGCAAAACGAACATGACCGTGCAGATCACGAACAACACGCACGGGACGTACCAGTACCTGCGGTGCCGCAACTGCAAGAGCGGCGGGCTGGGAGCGCCCAACCCCGAGCGGGTCTACGAGCGCCTGGTGCAGGACGTACTCAAGGTCCTCGGAGACTTCCCCGTGCAGGTCCGCCAGTACGCCGAGGGTGCTGAGGCCCGCAAGGAGATCAAGCGCCTTCAAGAGACCATCGCGCTGTACATGAAGGACCTCGAACCCGGCGGTCGGTACACGAAGACGCGGTTCACGAAGGAGCAGGCGGAAGCGACGTTGGACAAGCTCATCAGTGAGCTCGAAGCGATCGACCCCGAGACGGCGAAGGATCGATGGGTCAACGTCCACGGCGGCAAGACGTTCCGTGAGCACTGGCAGGAAGGCGGTATGGAAGCCATGTCCGCGGACCTGTACCGGGTCGGGATCCGCTGCGAGGTGACCCGCACGAAGGTACCGAAGGTCCGAGCCCCGAAGGTGCACCTCCGCCTACTGATCCCGAAGGACGTACGCGAGCGACTCGTGATCCGAGAGGACGACTTCGCGCAAGCCTTCTGATCCGGCCCGCACAGGAGAAAGCCGCCTTCCGAACATCTGAGGGAGGCGGCTTCGTCGATTGCTCGAACCATGCAGGTCCTGGCCAGCGCGGCGAGGACCGCACGCACAGCAACGCTTCAAGCGCTGAACACTTCGCGAAGAACCCGCTGCAGGCGGTCGCGAGCCGGCAACAACAACGACGAAAGGCGGATCAGCGCACCTGCTCAGCCGCGCCTCGCGCCTGGTCGCGGCTGGCGACCACCAGGTATCCATCGGTCTCGGGGTCGAAGGTGGTGGACTGCACCGTGAGCCCGACGCTCCGCAACTGCGCCACGAGGTCCTCGTACCGGTAGGGCCAGATGGACAACCGCTCCGAGCTGGCTCGCACTGCCCCGTCCGGCTCGATCTGGGCAACCACGATCTCGAGGAAGTGTTCCTGCTCCCAGCGCTGCTCGATCTGCCAGTAGTAGCTGACGACCGCATCGCGGCCGTGGCGGCGGATGAGTCGATCGCGGACGTCTACCCGTGAGCCGGCGGAGCGCACGAGCTCCCAGTTGCGTGAGTGAAGCACAAGGCGTCCGCCCGGATTCAGCAGCCGTGACATCGCTTGCAGTGCGGTCAGGCGCCCGGCTGCGCCCTCGGCGTGCCCGAGCGAGTTGCCGACGCAGAACACCAGATCGAACGTGGAGTCCTCCAGGTGGTCGGGCAGTTCGTCCCAGCGCGCGCGGAGGGCTCGAAGCGAGACACCCTGCTCGTCGGCGGCCTTCGCGGTTCGGCGAACCATCCCATCGCTGGCGTCTGCGGCGACCACGTCAAGGCCAAGACTCGCGAGACCGACGGCGAGCTGGCCGGTTCCACACGCGCAGTCGAGGACGCGTGCGTTGGGCGGCAGTGAGCCCACGACATCGCTGCCGTAAACCGCGGCTGCCTTGGCGGGGGTCAGCCTGTCGTCCCCGATCAGCCACTCGTACACGTCGGAAAGCGCCCTATAACCGGCCACTGCGATAGCCTCCGCCACTCGACGAACGCGGGCCAGACCTCGCCTGCGATTCGGACCTTGTGCCTCGCACCGTGCCGGGCCGTATCAGCGAGGCATTGAGCAGGACCCAACCACTTCCGACCGCTGAGACTCCACCGGATTTCGTGGGAAAACTGATTGCCCAAACGCCGCGCTTGGATGAAAGACCGCCAGCGACCGCCTCCACAGCCACTGTCCGTCGGTCGTGTTCCGACGTCGGAGACGTGGCCGGCGTGCGCTTCGATGTCTCCCTTACCGCGGGAACTTTCACCAGTTCGGTGATCACAAGGCGACTTTCGCCTTGCTCCCGTTCAGGAGCTTGATGCCGCGACGATCAGAGGGTGACCGAAGATTGGTGGAGCGGCACCAGATCAGCGGGAACATCGCTGCCGAGCTCCGAAAAATCGACGTGCTGCTCACCGGTATGAGTGGCTACGAGCAGGCCAGCCGATGGACACGGGATGCACTGGCCGGCGACGCCGAGTGGAGCCGGGCCCGGCTACTCGCGCGCCATGTCCTGACTGAGTTGACTGGCGCTTGGGAACACCCGCTACCGCCCGTCCACGCGATCCGCTGACGCCACTGCCCTGAGGTCGCCGCGAGCGCTCTTCGTCTCTCAAACCCATTCCACGTTCGACGAAACGCCCGAGGGGGCACCGGGCGGCGGCAGCGGCGTCCTCAGAGCCTTCTTCGCCGGTTGCCGATCCCTTTGCAAGCCGAGCGAGGTCAGCACCGCCACCACATTCGACTCTGTGACGTCAGCCACAGCGTCAGCGATGCGGTGGAGCGGATCGCTCATCCCACAGCCCCGTTTCCGCTGGTCAGTCGGACTTCTTGACCGTCAGCGGCAGCAGCTTCTTGCCCGTCGGGCCCGTTTGTGGCCATGTGTCGAACTGGGGGCATACGCCGCAGTCGAAGCAGGGGGTCCAGCGGCAGTCGTCGACCTCCGTCTCGTCGAGGGCGTCCTGCCAGTCCTCCCAGAGCCACTCCTTGTCGAGGCCGGAGTCGAGGTGGTCCCAGGGCAGGACCTCCTCGTAGCCGCGCTCGCGGGTGGTGTACCAGTCGACGTCCACGTCGGTGGGGGCCAGGGCCTTGTCGGCGCACGCCATCCAGCGGTCGTACGAGAAGTGCTCGCGCCAGCCGTCGAAGCGGCCGCCGTCCTCGTAGACCGCGCGGATGACGGCGCCGAGGCGGCGGTCGCCTCGGGAGAGGAGGCCCTCGACGATGCCGGGCTTGCCGTCGTGGTAGCGGAAGCCGATGGAGCGGCCGTACTTCTTGTCCCCGCGGATCTTGTCGCGGAGCTTCTGCAGGCGGGCGTCGGTCTCCTCGGAGGAGAGCTGCGGGGCCCACTGGAAGGGGGTGTGGGGCTTGGGGACGAAGCCGCCGATGGAGACCGTGCAGCGGATGTCGTTGGCGCCGGAGACCTCGCGGCCCTTGGCGATGACCCGGGTCGCCATGTCGGCGATCTGCAGGACGTCGTCGTCGGTCTCGGTGGGCAGGCCGCACATGAAGTACAGCTTCACCTGGCGCCAGCCGTTGCCGTAGGCCGTCGCGACGGTACGGATCAGGTCCTCTTCCGAGACCATCTTGTTGATGACCTTGCGGATGCGCTCGGAGCCGCCCTCGGGGGCGAAGGTCAGGCCGGAGCGGCGGCCGTTGCGGGTCAGCTCGTTGGCCAGGTCGATGTTGAAGGCGTCGACGCGGGTCGAGGGGAGGGACAGGCCGATCTTGTCGTCCGTGTACCGGTCCGCGAGGCCCTTGGCGACGTCGGCGATCTCCGTGTGGTCGGCGGAGGAGAGCGAGAGGAGACCCACCTCCTCGAAGCCCGTTGCCTTCAGGCCCTTGTCGACCATCTCGCCGATGCCGGTGATGGAGCGCTCGCGCACCGGGCGGGTGATCATGCCGGCCTGGCAGAAGCGGCAGCCGCGGGTGCAGCCGCGGAAGATCTCCACGGACATCCGCTCGTGGACCGTCTCGGCGAGCGGGACGAGGGGCTGCTTGGGGTAGGGCCACTCGTCGAGGTCCATGACGGTGTGCTTGCTGACCCGCCACGGGACGCCGCTGCGGTTGGGTACGACGCGGGAGATGCGGCCGTCGGGCAGGTACTCGACGTCGTAGAAGCCGGGGACGTACACGCCGCCCGTCTTCGCCAGGCGCAGGAGGAGCTCCTCGCGGCCGCCGGGGCGGCCCTCGGCCTTCCAGGCGCGGATGATCGCGGTGATCTCCAGGACGGCCTGCTCGCCGTCGCCGATGACTGCGCAGTCGATGAAGTCGGCGATCGGCTCGGGGTTGAACGCCGCGTGCCCGCCGGCCAGGACGACCGGGTCGTCGATGCCGCGGTCCTTGGCCTCCAGCGGGATGCCCGCCAGGTCCAGGGCCGTGAGCATGTTGGTGTAGCCCAGCTCCGTGGAGAAGGAGAGGCCGAAGACGTCGAAGGCGCCGACCGGGCGGTGGCTGTCGACGGTGAACTGCGGGACGGAGTGCTCCCGCATCAGGGCCTCCAGGTCCGGCCAGACGCTGTAGGTGCGCTCGGCGAGGACGCCCTGCTGTTCGTTGAGCACCTCGTAGAGGATCATGACGCCCTGGTTGGGCAGTCCGACCTCGTAGGCGTCGGGGTACATCAGGGCCCAGCGGACGTCGCAGGATTCCCAGTCCTTGACCGTGGAGTTGAGCTCTCCGCCGACATACTGAATCGGCTTCTGCACGTGCGGGAGCAGAGCTTCGAGCTGCGGAAACACAGACTTCACAGACTCGGCGGCTTCGGCAGGCATCTCACGGAACCTTCGTGTGCTGACAAGGGGGACCATCCAGCCTAACCCGGCGAAGATGGTCCCCCGTACCGTCCACGGCCCCCGCTCAGGCCGACATGGGTCTCTGCACCGTGATCGACTGGAGCAGCCCGACCGCCATCCACACGGCGAACATGGACGAGCCGCCGTAGGAGACGAAGGGCAGGGGCAGACCGGTGACCGGCATGATGCCGAGCGTCATGCCGATGTTCTCGAAGGTCTGGAAGGCGAACCAGGCGATGACCCCGGCGGCGACGACCGTGCCGTACAGGTCGGGGGTGGAGCGGGCGATCTTGCAGGCGCGCCAGAGGATCACACCGAGCAGGGCGATGATCAGGCCCGCGCCGAGGAAGCCCAGCTCCTCGCCGGCGACCGTGAAGACGAAGTCGGTCTGCTGTTCCGGTACGAACCTGCCGGTGGTCTGGGAGCCCTCGAAGAGGCCGGAGCCGGTCAGTCCGCCGGAGCCGATCGCGATGCGCGCCTGGTTGGTGTTGTAGCCGACGCCGGCCGGGTCGAGGGCCGGGTTGGCGAAGGCGGCGAAGCGGGCGATCTGGTAGTCGTCCAGGATGCCGAGCTGCCACACGGCGAGCGCCCCCGCCGTGCCGGCGCCCAGCAGTCCGAAGACCCAGCGGTTGCTGGCCCCGGAGGCGAGCAGGATGCCCAGCACGATGATGACCATGACCATGACCGACCCGAGGTCGGGCATGAGCATCACGATCAGCATGGGCACGGTGGCCAGGCCCAGGGCCTGGAGCACGGTCCGGTGGTCCGGGTGCTGCCGGTCCCCCGCGTCGACGCGGGTGGCCAGCAGCATCGCCATGCCGAGGATGATCGTGAGCTTCACGAACTCCGAGGGCTGGAGGGAGAAGCCGCCGGGGAGCTTGATCCAGGAGTGGGCGCCGTTGATGGTCGAGCCGAGCGGGGTGAGCACCAGCAGGATCAGGAAGACGGAGGCGCCGTACAGGACCGGCACGGCGGTGCGCAGGGCGCGGTGGCCGAGCCAGACGATGCCGACCATGAGGGCGAGCCCGATGCCGGTGTTCAGGAGGTGGCGGGTCAGGAAGTAGTACGGGTCGCCCTGGTTGAGCTCGGTGCGGTTGCGGGTCGCGGAGTAGACCAGCAGCGAGCCCAGCAGCGACAGCCCGACGGATGCCAGCAGTATCGGCCAGTCGAGCCGCCGGGCCATGGAGTCCCGGGCGAAGAGCCGGGTCCAGCCCGCCTTCTCGGGGCCGTACCCGGAGACATGGAAGCTGTTGGCACCGGTCATGTGCGTGCCCTCCGGCTTCCGTGTCCGCCGCCGGTGGAGCGCCTGCCCGGGCCGCCGCGCCGTCGGCGGCGCCTGGTGTCGCGGTTCTCGGTGTTCTGGGTCGGCGGGGTGGCGCCCTGCTGCTGCTCTTCGACGGGCGCGTACTCCTCCTCGGGGGAGAGCTTCTCGTCGGGCTGGAGGTCCTTGACGACGTCCCTGGGCATCTTCGGGGCCGGGATGGTCCCGTCTGCCTTGATCGTCGGGAGCTTCGCCTGCGGCTGGGGCAGCAGCGCCTTCTTCTTGTCGATCGCGCCGTCGTCCGAGACGCCGTACAGGGCGTCGTAGATGTTGCGGACGGCGGGACCGGAGGCGCCGGATCCCGTACCACCCTGGGAGATCGTCATGACGATCGAGTAGTCCTTGGTGTACGTCGCGAACCAGGACGTGGTCTGCTTGCCGTGGACTTCGGCGGTGCCGGTCTTGGCGTGCATCGGGATCTCGTCCTGCGGCCAGCCGCCGAACCGCCAGGCGGCGGTACCGCGGGTGGCGACGCCGGCGAGGGCGTCGTCCATCTTGGCCAGCGTGGTCTTGCTTATCGGCAGCTTGCCGTGCGACTCGGGTTCGATCGCGCTGACCTGCTTGCCGTCGGGGCTGACGACCGCCTTGCCGATGCTCGGGTCGTAGAGGGTGCCGCCGTTGGCGATGGCCGCGTAGATGGTGG
The Streptomyces sp. NBC_01723 genome window above contains:
- a CDS encoding TIGR03936 family radical SAM-associated protein, with product MQRIRLRYTKRGRLRFTSHRDFQRAFERALRRAEVPMAYSAGFTPHPKVSYANAAPTGTGSEAEYLEIALTAARDPEQLRVLLDASLPAGLDVVDAVEARTSGLADRLTASVWELRLDGVEPADAERAVAAFNSAPAVEVQRRTKNGVRTFDARSAVASLESATTHGSPADRPTDQPCAILRLVVRHVTPAVRPDDVLSGLRAVADLAPPVPAAVTRLAQGLFDEETGAVTDPLAPDREAEAPEPQPAAAPAAAKAPA
- a CDS encoding recombinase family protein, whose amino-acid sequence is MEAEWTEADLALLEELKRAEALLPQDAPRALLSTRLSVLTDDTTSPVRQELDLRILARERGSRVVGVASDLNVSATKVPPWKRKELGEWLNNRSPEFDELLFWKLDRFVRRLSDLSTMIEWSLKRGKNLVSKNDSLDLTTTAGKIMVTIIGGIAEIEAANTSTRVASLWDYAKSQEDWIIGKPAYGYVTDEDDTGRVVLVIDPEAAKALHWARRMALRGRSAGFMVRCLKRSGLMTQGLTVATLHRRLRNPALLGHRVEEDKNGGQRRSKPLLGKDGRPIKVAPPLFTEEEFETLGAALDKRKKNQPPRRVGGATQFLGVLLCADCKTNMTVQITNNTHGTYQYLRCRNCKSGGLGAPNPERVYERLVQDVLKVLGDFPVQVRQYAEGAEARKEIKRLQETIALYMKDLEPGGRYTKTRFTKEQAEATLDKLISELEAIDPETAKDRWVNVHGGKTFREHWQEGGMEAMSADLYRVGIRCEVTRTKVPKVRAPKVHLRLLIPKDVRERLVIREDDFAQAF
- a CDS encoding TIGR03960 family B12-binding radical SAM protein, coding for MPAEAAESVKSVFPQLEALLPHVQKPIQYVGGELNSTVKDWESCDVRWALMYPDAYEVGLPNQGVMILYEVLNEQQGVLAERTYSVWPDLEALMREHSVPQFTVDSHRPVGAFDVFGLSFSTELGYTNMLTALDLAGIPLEAKDRGIDDPVVLAGGHAAFNPEPIADFIDCAVIGDGEQAVLEITAIIRAWKAEGRPGGREELLLRLAKTGGVYVPGFYDVEYLPDGRISRVVPNRSGVPWRVSKHTVMDLDEWPYPKQPLVPLAETVHERMSVEIFRGCTRGCRFCQAGMITRPVRERSITGIGEMVDKGLKATGFEEVGLLSLSSADHTEIADVAKGLADRYTDDKIGLSLPSTRVDAFNIDLANELTRNGRRSGLTFAPEGGSERIRKVINKMVSEEDLIRTVATAYGNGWRQVKLYFMCGLPTETDDDVLQIADMATRVIAKGREVSGANDIRCTVSIGGFVPKPHTPFQWAPQLSSEETDARLQKLRDKIRGDKKYGRSIGFRYHDGKPGIVEGLLSRGDRRLGAVIRAVYEDGGRFDGWREHFSYDRWMACADKALAPTDVDVDWYTTRERGYEEVLPWDHLDSGLDKEWLWEDWQDALDETEVDDCRWTPCFDCGVCPQFDTWPQTGPTGKKLLPLTVKKSD
- a CDS encoding class I SAM-dependent methyltransferase; protein product: MAGYRALSDVYEWLIGDDRLTPAKAAAVYGSDVVGSLPPNARVLDCACGTGQLAVGLASLGLDVVAADASDGMVRRTAKAADEQGVSLRALRARWDELPDHLEDSTFDLVFCVGNSLGHAEGAAGRLTALQAMSRLLNPGGRLVLHSRNWELVRSAGSRVDVRDRLIRRHGRDAVVSYYWQIEQRWEQEHFLEIVVAQIEPDGAVRASSERLSIWPYRYEDLVAQLRSVGLTVQSTTFDPETDGYLVVASRDQARGAAEQVR
- a CDS encoding trypsin-like serine protease, with product MNARSKTDSRPNRLRHAAALLGAAPLLLLGVTPAHSVAGEPSTDAGLGFTARLLVGDHQRGCSGSLVSPEWLLTTASCFAENPAADLSVPAGPPRLKTVATVGGEKRNVVELRPHGERDLVLARLAQPVRGVAPVVLATTGPAAGQDLTVAGHGRTATEWAPLDKHTGTFAVTSVDGADLVLSGKDGASVCQGDAGGPVMRTVDGRPALVAVSSRSNQVGCFGVDSTAGATSSAVAARVDDIRDWVTANAVRTPAADFDGDGRSDVGVLYDNGQGSDGTNRTALWTLTSNGSGFGGPVRAWDSATGGSWNWSRSKVVSGDFDGDGRGDVGVLYDYGQQSDGTNRTALWTLTSSGSGFGKPVKVWDSADGGSWTWSRSKVVSGDFDGDGRGDVGVLYDYGRQSDGTNRTALWTLTSSGSGFGKPVKVWDSEGSISWDWGRSKVVSGDFDGDGRGDVGVLYGNGQTSDGAKRTALWTLTSNGSGFGGPVRKWDSAGSISWDWERSKVTSGDFDGDGRTDVGVLYGNGQTSDGANRTALWTLTSNGSGFGAPVRKWDSAGSISWDWERSKVTSGDFDGDGRTDVGVLYDNGQGADGVSRTALWTLTSNGSGFGGPVRKWDSAGSISWSWGRSELT